One window from the genome of Anopheles coluzzii chromosome X, AcolN3, whole genome shotgun sequence encodes:
- the LOC120948187 gene encoding carboxypeptidase B-like, with protein MNPIPVSRTVATFIVSLVLLQCGSTHKLPAETASANAAPDAPEQPSVRANDAPAQPVKYDGAQLWRIAYDDQPKKNAVAELQDRFDASMWNYNATSVDIFVRGQQLKKAECFLRAANIPYEVVIEDMQRAIDTENPSLEETELWENRNGHRMTWTAYHRLADIYDWMDYLAQTYPDLCSTKAIGKSVQGRELKVLRISNGNPANRAIWMDGGIHAREWISPATVTYIANELVEDWDNQPDHLRNVDWYVLPVHNPDGYEHSHQYDRLWRKNRGGLQYGPCAGVDLNRNYGYKWGGQGTSKQPCSEIFAGSGPFSEPESKAVSEFMQSSAADWKGFLTFHSYGQYILYPWGYDRVVPPDHADLKRVGDAAAEQMLQASGGSRYTVGPSGSTLYPAAGGSDDWARGALNIKYAYTVELRDTGRYGFVLPANQIKPTGDEAVAFVDIIAQEVAKL; from the exons ATGAACCCCATTCCGGTCAGCCGCACGGTGGCTACGTTCATAGTTTCGTTGGTGCTGTTGCAATGTGGCAGCACGCACAAGCTTCCCGCAGAGACTGCCAGCGCTAACGCAGCGCCTGATGCGCCCGAGCAGCCCTCAGTGCGAGCCAACGACGCACCAGCACAACCGGTGAAGTACGATGGCGCTCAGCTGTGGCGCATCGCGTACGACGATCAACCGAAGAAGAATGCCGTCGCCGAGCTGCAGGATCGTTTCG ATGCGTCCATGTGGAACTACAACGCCACCTCGGTGGACATTTTCGTGCGGGGCCAGCAGCTCAAGAAGGCGGAGTGCTTTCTCCGGGCGGCCAACATCCCGTACGAGGTCGTTATCGAGGACATGCAGCGTGCCATCGACACGGAAAACCCATCGCTAGAGGAGACGGAACTGTGGGAAAACCGTAACG GGCACCGCATGACGTGGACGGCCTACCACCGCCTGGCGGACATCTACGACTGGATGGACTACCTGGCCCAAACCTACCCGGACCTGTGCAGCACGAAAGCAATCGGCAAGAGTGTGCAGGGCCGCGAGCTGAAGGTCCTGCGCATCTCGAACGGCAACCCGGCCAACCGGGCGATCTGGATGGACGGTGGCATTCACGCGCGCGAATGGATTAGCCCGGCCACGGTCACGTACATCGCGAACGAGCTGGTCGAGGACTGGGACAACCAGCCCGACCATCTGCGCAACGTCGACTGGTACGTGCTGCCGGTGCACAATCCGGACGGGTACGAGCACTCGCACCAGTACGATCGGCTGTGGCGCAAAAACCGGGGCGGCCTGCAGTACGGGCCGTGCGCGGGCGTCGACCTGAACCGAAACTACGGCTACAAGTGGGGCGGCCAGGGCACGTCCAAGCAGCCCTGCTCGGAGATCTTCGCCGGCTCCGGCCCGTTCTCCGAGCCGGAGTCGAAGGCGGTCAGCGAGTTTATGCAGTCGTCCGCGGCCGACTGGAAGGGCTTCCTCACCTTCCACAGCTACGGCCAGTACATCCTGTACCCGTGGGGGTACGATCGGGTCGTGCCGCCGGACCACGCCGATCTGAAGCGGGTCGGCGACGCAGCCGCGGAG CAAATGTTGCAAGCAAGCGGCGGCTCGCGGTACACGGTCGGACCGTCCGGCAGCACGCTGTATCCAGCGGCCGGCGGGTCGGACGATTGGGCCCGCGGTGCCCTCAACATCAAGTACGCGTACACGGTCGAGTTGCGCGACACCGGCCGGTATGGGTTTGTCCTGCCCGCCAACCAGATCAAGCCGACCGGCGACGAAGCCGTCGCGTTTGTTGACATCATTGCGCAGGAGGTAGCCAAATTGTAA
- the LOC125908364 gene encoding cyclin-dependent kinase inhibitor 1C-like, which produces MWKLIRLVQPLPDRSDFQDSFPVTYTRTVPVSVPAPCPAHFPVPVPHPNAVPHPAVESAPVPTLSITSKKPI; this is translated from the exons ATGTGGAAGCTAATCCGGTTGGTTCAACCTTTGCCAGACCGTTCAGACTTCCAGGATTCATTTCCGGTCACCTACACGAG AACCGTGCCTGTATCAGTGCCCGCTCCTTGTCCGGCTCATTTTCCTGTACCGGTACCACATCCAAACGCTGTGCCCCATCCGGCGGTTGAATCGGCGCCTGTCCCAACGCTTTCCATCACatcaaaaaaacccatttga
- the LOC120948178 gene encoding coiled-coil domain-containing protein 136 isoform X1 translates to MSAQLNGLGGRWSGSKARTKHEPATQSAAPGGDSEESSLDEFLEHELLCWLNEDKPIGQEVATLRPELYGELHQLLGVATEADNRCVEDILAEAERLMLQDGGSELPVAAGDQSPVGWGELLLPPPPAPPPPMTTKWDESGPPYHRPQRIASPACVKGLELTGPVHCNGTGERRQQPAEPTKPSNNRIRSPPENPPPPPTPPPPAQQPSTPTTPTQRRHIDQPTAIKAKVRLERIEPTHHSKQTATESSPLVPYRARLTCDRSTQPSPDDAPDDRCASWAKERLLEGQITELQERLKDTEERYHSLKLQYDTLSQVHRTLRENYGTLQEESEKLQFDIQHLTKCADVLRSELQSARCDRDSAIELQKILQSELDESRRERKKLQDGGEKDTKTIQDLQRQCREMERILMRKNPDSISALIVASKSPTGKQEPDGSNSTTCRLLEQRIAQLEADARKQDAKAQGILADVQARFNSVQAKYETHIADLEMQVLSLQEINSKLNEKIIRQMEELASIGSHAGTVNGSTASFTQTDATVEGEEEEEEEEPRGRKREAANAKVRSILVQTDVTGEAATAAAATVVVPAVRQPSAKRAQAQGKEDAHLLATIRGMRVDLAIKEKAVQRLTREVEECKKTIKKLQKKKEPGPVGAGNGGGGGGRGADSSGRSPVKVRSKPESGSECAAGPEPGALRDAQSKVKLLELDYKALQEKRLQDLKTLQAAHEKELASCHESIRFLQQRLAESEEELLLQRKDSKHRPNHGTDYYGLKAKRMRPLKRAVAPRVGRLATARYGWHPAGSTNTSGRSAAALVHLLANEFHCTKSKLLLGDDGHRQ, encoded by the exons ATGTCCGCGCAGCTGAACGGGCTCGGCGGACGGTGGTCCGGAAGTAAGGCGCGAACGAAGCACGAGCCTGCGACGCAATCAGCAGCACCGGGCGGCGACAGCGAAGAATCCTCGCTGGACGAGTTTCTCGAGCACGAGCTGCTCTGCTGGCTGAACGAGGACAAACCGATCGGGCAGGAGGTGGCCACGCTGCGGCCGGAACTGTACGGCGAGCTGCACCAGCTGCTCGGCGTCGCTACCGAGGCGGACAATCGGTGCGTCGAGGACATACTGGCGGAAGCGGAACGGTTGATGCTGCAGGACGGTGGGTCGGAGCTGCCGGTCGCTGCCGGCGACCAGTCACCGGTCGGGTGGGGCGAACTGCTGCTCCCACCGCCACcagcgccaccgccaccgatgACGACGAAGTGGGATGAGAGCGGGCCGCCGTACCATCGGCCCCAGCGGATCGCGAGTCCAGCTTGTGTGAAG GGGCTAGAATTAACCGGGCCGGTCCATTGCAATGGCACTGGCGAGCGTAGACAGCAACCAGCGGAGCCGACCAAACCATCCAATAATCGGATACGGTCCCCGCCGGagaacccaccaccaccaccaacacctccaccaccagcacaacAACCATCAACTCCTACCACGCCCACACAGCGGCGACACATCGATCAACCGACAGCAATCAAAGCGAAGGTTAGGCTCGAGCGCATCGAACCGACGCACCACTCGAAACAGACGGCGACGGAGTCGTCGCCTTTAGTGCCGTACCGTGCCCGGCTCACGTGCGACCGCTCGACGCAACCGTCGCCGGACGACGCGCCGGACGATCGGTGCGCGAGCTGGGCCAAGGAGCGGCTGCTCGAGGGGCAAATTACCGAGCTGCAGGAGCGCCTGAAGGATACGGAGGAGCGGTACCACAGCCTGAAGCTCCAGTACGACACGCTGTCCCAGGTGCACCGGACGCTGCGCGAAAACTACGGTACGCTGCAGGAGGAAAGCGAAAAGCTGCAGTTCGACATCCAGCACCTGACCAAGTGTGCCGACGTGTTGCG GTCCGAGTTGCAATCTGCCCGCTGTGATCGGGATTCCGCCATCGAGCTGCAGAAAATACTGCAGTCCGAGCTGGACGAATCGCGCCGGGAGCGCAAAAAGCTGCAGGACGGTGGCGAGAAGGACACGAAAACGATACAGGACCTGCAGCGCCAGTGCCGCGAGATGGAGCGGATACTGATGCGCAAAAATCCCGACTCCATATCCGCCTTAATCG TGGCTAGCAAATCGCCAACGGGCAAGCAGGAACCGGACGGCTCGAACTCGACCACCTGCCGGCTGCTGGAGCAGCGGATCGCCCAGCTCGAGGCGGACGCGCGGAAGCAGGACGCAAAGGCGCAAGGTATACTGGCCGACGTGCAGGCCCGCTTTAACTCGGTGCAGGCAAAGTACGAAACGCACATAGCCGATCTGGAGATGCAGGTGCTCAGCCTGCAGGAGATCAACTCGAAGCTGAACGAGAAGATCATCCGCCAGATGGAGGAGCTGGCCAGCATCGGCAGCCATGCCGGCACCGTCAACGGCAGCACCGCTAGCTTTACGCAAACAGACGCAACAGTGGAgggagaggaggaagaggaggaggaggagccgAGAGGCCGCAAGCGCGAGGCTGCCAATGCTAAAGTACGCTCTATTTTAGTGCAGACGGATGTGACGGGAGAGGCGGCCacagcggcagcggcaacgGTGGTGGTACCGGCGGTGCGCCAACCGTCCGCCAAGCGGGCCCAGGCCCAGGGCAAGGAGGATGCCCATCTGCTCGCCACCATACGCGGCATGCGGGTCGATCTGGCCATCAAGGAGAAGGCGGTCCAGCGGCTGACGCGCGAGGTCGAGGAGTGCAAGAAGACGATCAAGAAGCTgcagaaaaagaaggaacCCGGGCCAGTCGGCGCGGGcaatggcggcggtggcggcggccggGGCGCCGACAGCAGTGGCCGGTCGCCAGTGAAGGTGCGCAGCAAGCCGGAGAGTGGTAGCGAGTGCGCTGCCGGTCCCGAGCCCGGTGCGCTCCGCGATGCGCAGTCCAAGGTgaagctgctcgagctggacTACAAGGCGCTGCAGGAGAAGCGGCTACAGGAC CTGAAAACGCTACAGGCCGCACACGAGAAGGAGCTGGCGTCCTGCCACGAATCGATACGCTTTCTGCAGCAGCGGCTGGCGGAAAGCGaggaggagctgctgctgcagcggaaGGACAGCAAGCACCGGCCGAACCACGGCACCGATTACTACGGACTGAAGGCAAAG CGAATGCGCCCACTAAAGCGGGCTGTTGCGCCGCGGGTCGGGAGGCTAGCGACCGCACGGTACGGTTGGCACCCGGCCGGCAGTACCAACACGTCCGGCAGATCAGCAGCAGCGCTAGTGCATCTGCTTGCGAATGAGTTTCACTGCACGAAATCGAAACTGTTGCTAGGCGACGACGGGCACAGACAATAA
- the LOC120948170 gene encoding uncharacterized protein LOC120948170, which produces MLYLEDYLEMIEHLPQELRDRFTEMREMDLAVQNNTDALDKRVRALFQQCRRAEISSPMADVEFDSIRTNYYRVLDDSDEKIQLAGQMYDLVERYLRRLDTELDKFKCELEADHNGITEILEKRSLELDSMTSNGGANQKENRFYDTQNAHPAGHSGRSDGGGSRYKVKAEKRRDSVAPGMSMGAAAASVEKRSAAGTSKPLNNSALRPNTPAVLAAGGLGVAGAVAAGAAAGGAAGPMVVGGVPGAIGAIATGGVVGAAGAGALATVPCPQPVPVLGGAAGPGAGGVAAATYNLQTCGAGNAIVAAASQAIAQTQQMQQGRRTASLKASYEAIGGVGSHELLLNSELAGATHNALQAVERESTAFSNQRRQKKKSVNALGCSNLRTNPTMLVNASNVTSMLSSSSPNVQTLSSSPSLSSVSVHVHTSPLQQQQQQQQQNQQQSPQFAAQQQQQPQQQHQSTVQSQQLLIHANTPVSLQHGQLQPVMQQLTLPPIPGMKHLPGQQQQQQLLNQQKPVQLVSAQHRMPRQLQPQQLQQSLQAQHLQQQQQLQRPQLLQQQAQQLHTVPHQQLLQAQSQQKQQLQQQLKSVQQHATFQQAQQQQQVQSQLVQQQQQQVVQHMQQLPVQQQLLDHKDIQLQSSQQLLQQQQQQPQQVFQQQRQLLLQQQQQQLQQQPQLQAAQQQLLQLQNKQHGAGGQQAVQVLPQSLHQQQPFMTSVAQTSGSNATVVNVSSFMDTLMTNSGSTGGTAGTSGTSSSTTTTTSAAAAEPAASVDQAPEGEWFDPNEPRYCLCNQVSYGDMVACDNEDCPFEWFHYPCVNISSSPKGKWYCPQCSSSMKRRASRKN; this is translated from the exons ATGCTGTACCTCGAGGATTACTTGGAAA TGATCGAGCATCTGCCCCAGGAGCTGCGGGACCGATTTACCGAGATGCGCGAGATGGATCTGGCGGTGCAGA ACAATACCGATGCGCTGGACAAGCGCGTTCGGGCCCTGTTTCAGCAGTGCCGGCGGGCCGAAATCTCGTCCCCGATGGCGGACGTCGAGTTCGACTCGATACGCACCAACTACTACCGCGTGCTGGACGACTCGGACGAGAAGATCCAGCTGGCCGGGCAGATGTACGATCTGGTCGAGCGGTACCTGCGCCGGCTCGACACCGAGCTGGACAAGTTTAAGTGCGAGCTGGAGGCGGACCATAACGGCATCACGGAGATACTGGAGAAGCGCTCGCTCGAGCTGGACAGCATGACGAGCAATGGGGGTGCGAACCAGAAGGAGAATCGGTTTTACGACACGCAGAACGCCCACCCGGCCGGCCACTCGGGTCGGTCGGACGGTGGCGGCAGCCGGTACAAGGTGAAGGCCGAGAAGCGGCGCGACAGCGTGGCCCCGGGCATGTCGATGGGGGCGGCCGCAGCGTCCGTTGAGAAGCGCTCCGCAGCCGGCACGTCCAAGCCACTCAACAATAGCGCCCTGCGCCCAAACACCCCGGCCGTGCTGGCGGCCGGTGGGCTGGGAGTGGCGGGAGCGGTAGCagccggagcagcagcaggaggagcGGCGGGACCGATGGTGGTCGGCGGCGTGCCGGGAGCAATCGGAGCGATCGCAACGGGCGGTGTAGTGGGCGCGGCTGGGGCCGGTGCGCTCGCCACCGTGCCCTGCCCGCAGCCCGTCCCGGTGCTCGGTGGTGCAGCCGGTCCGGGTGCGGGTGGGGTGGCAGCGGCCACCTACAATCTGCAGACGTGCGGCGCCGGCAATGCGATCGTGGCCGCCGCCAGCCAGGCCATCGCGCAAACGCAGCAGATGCAGCAGGGGCGCCGCACGGCCAGCCTGAAGGCGTCGTACGAAGCGATCGGTGGGGTCGGGTCGCACGAGCTGCTGCTCAACAGCGAGCTGGCCGGCGCCACCCACAACGCGCTGCAGGCGGTCGAGCGGGAGTCGACCGCGTTCTCGAACCAGCGgcggcagaagaagaagagcgtCAATGCCCTCGGCTGCAGCAATCTGCGTACCAACCCGACCATGCTGGTGAACGCTTCGAACGTCACGTCCATGCTGTCGTCGAGCTCGCCGAACGTGCAGACGCTTTCCAGCTCGCCGTCGCTGTCCTCTGTCTCGGTGCACGTCCACACATCGccactccagcagcagcagcagcagcagcagcagaatcaGCAACAGTCGCCGCAGTTTGccgctcagcagcagcagcagccgcagcagcaacaccagtcGACGGTGCAGTCCCAGCAGCTGCTAATACACGCGAACACGCCCGTCAGCCTACAGCACGGTCAGCTGCAGCCGGTAATGCAGCAGCTTACCTTGCCGCCGATTCCCGGCATGAAGCACCTGCCcggacagcaacagcagcagcagctcctcaACCAGCAGAAACCGGTGCAGCTCGTATCGGCCCAGCATCGGATGCCGCGACAGCTGCAACCCCAGCAGCTACAGCAATCGCTGCAAGCCCAAcatcttcagcagcagcagcagctgcagcggcCGCAACTACTTCAGCAGCAAGCGCAACAGCTGCACACCGTTCCtcaccagcagctgctgcaggcaCAGTcccagcagaagcagcagctgcagcagcagctaaaaTCCGTACAGCAGCACGCCACGTTCCAGCaggcgcaacagcagcagcaggtccaGTCGCAACtggtccagcagcagcagcagcaggtcgtGCAGCACATGCAGCAGCTgccggtgcagcagcagttgctCGACCACAAAGACATCCAGCTGCAATCGTCCCAgcaattgctgcagcagcagcagcagcagccacagcaagTGTTCCAGCAACAACGGCAGCTGCtcctacagcagcagcagcaacagctgcaacagcagccacagctGCAGGctgcccagcagcagctgctgcagctgcagaaCAAGCAGCACGGTGCCGGCGGCCAACAGGCGGTACAAGTCCTGCCCCAATcgctgcaccagcagcaaccgttCATGACGAGCGTGGCGCAGACGAGCGGCAGCAACGCGACCGTTGTCAACGTGTCCTCCTTCATGGATACGCTCATGACGAACAGTGGCAGCACCGGCGGGACTGCTGGCACCAGCGgaacgagcagcagcaccaccaccaccacctccgccgccgctgctgaaCCGGCGGCCTCCGTCGACCAGGCGCCAGAAGGAGAGTGGTTCGATCCGAACGAGCCACGCTACTGTCTCTGCAATCAGGTCTCGTACGGCGATATGGTCGCGTGCGACAATGAAGAT TGTCCCTTCGAGTGGTTCCATTATCCGTGCGTTAACATAAGCTCCTCACCAAAAGGCAAGTGGTACTGTCCGCAGTGCAGCAGCTCGATGAAACGGCGAGCTTCGAGAAAAAATTAA
- the LOC120948178 gene encoding E3 ubiquitin-protein ligase BRE1B isoform X2, producing the protein MSAQLNGLGGRWSGSKARTKHEPATQSAAPGGDSEESSLDEFLEHELLCWLNEDKPIGQEVATLRPELYGELHQLLGVATEADNRCVEDILAEAERLMLQDGGSELPVAAGDQSPVGWGELLLPPPPAPPPPMTTKWDESGPPYHRPQRIASPACVKGLELTGPVHCNGTGERRQQPAEPTKPSNNRIRSPPENPPPPPTPPPPAQQPSTPTTPTQRRHIDQPTAIKAKVRLERIEPTHHSKQTATESSPLVPYRARLTCDRSTQPSPDDAPDDRCASWAKERLLEGQITELQERLKDTEERYHSLKLQYDTLSQVHRTLRENYGTLQEESEKLQFDIQHLTKCADVLRSELQSARCDRDSAIELQKILQSELDESRRERKKLQDGGEKDTKTIQDLQRQCREMERILMRKNPDSISALIVASKSPTGKQEPDGSNSTTCRLLEQRIAQLEADARKQDAKAQGILADVQARFNSVQAKYETHIADLEMQVLSLQEINSKLNEKIIRQMEELASIGSHAGTVNGSTASFTQTDATVEGEEEEEEEEPRGRKREAANAKVRSILVQTDVTGEAATAAAATVVVPAVRQPSAKRAQAQGKEDAHLLATIRGMRVDLAIKEKAVQRLTREVEECKKTIKKLQKKKEPGPVGAGNGGGGGGRGADSSGRSPVKVRSKPESGSECAAGPEPGALRDAQSKVKLLELDYKALQEKRLQDLKTLQAAHEKELASCHESIRFLQQRLAESEEELLLQRKDSKHRPNHGTDYYGLKAKVAYLERRHTEREQRLLMLVEALSK; encoded by the exons ATGTCCGCGCAGCTGAACGGGCTCGGCGGACGGTGGTCCGGAAGTAAGGCGCGAACGAAGCACGAGCCTGCGACGCAATCAGCAGCACCGGGCGGCGACAGCGAAGAATCCTCGCTGGACGAGTTTCTCGAGCACGAGCTGCTCTGCTGGCTGAACGAGGACAAACCGATCGGGCAGGAGGTGGCCACGCTGCGGCCGGAACTGTACGGCGAGCTGCACCAGCTGCTCGGCGTCGCTACCGAGGCGGACAATCGGTGCGTCGAGGACATACTGGCGGAAGCGGAACGGTTGATGCTGCAGGACGGTGGGTCGGAGCTGCCGGTCGCTGCCGGCGACCAGTCACCGGTCGGGTGGGGCGAACTGCTGCTCCCACCGCCACcagcgccaccgccaccgatgACGACGAAGTGGGATGAGAGCGGGCCGCCGTACCATCGGCCCCAGCGGATCGCGAGTCCAGCTTGTGTGAAG GGGCTAGAATTAACCGGGCCGGTCCATTGCAATGGCACTGGCGAGCGTAGACAGCAACCAGCGGAGCCGACCAAACCATCCAATAATCGGATACGGTCCCCGCCGGagaacccaccaccaccaccaacacctccaccaccagcacaacAACCATCAACTCCTACCACGCCCACACAGCGGCGACACATCGATCAACCGACAGCAATCAAAGCGAAGGTTAGGCTCGAGCGCATCGAACCGACGCACCACTCGAAACAGACGGCGACGGAGTCGTCGCCTTTAGTGCCGTACCGTGCCCGGCTCACGTGCGACCGCTCGACGCAACCGTCGCCGGACGACGCGCCGGACGATCGGTGCGCGAGCTGGGCCAAGGAGCGGCTGCTCGAGGGGCAAATTACCGAGCTGCAGGAGCGCCTGAAGGATACGGAGGAGCGGTACCACAGCCTGAAGCTCCAGTACGACACGCTGTCCCAGGTGCACCGGACGCTGCGCGAAAACTACGGTACGCTGCAGGAGGAAAGCGAAAAGCTGCAGTTCGACATCCAGCACCTGACCAAGTGTGCCGACGTGTTGCG GTCCGAGTTGCAATCTGCCCGCTGTGATCGGGATTCCGCCATCGAGCTGCAGAAAATACTGCAGTCCGAGCTGGACGAATCGCGCCGGGAGCGCAAAAAGCTGCAGGACGGTGGCGAGAAGGACACGAAAACGATACAGGACCTGCAGCGCCAGTGCCGCGAGATGGAGCGGATACTGATGCGCAAAAATCCCGACTCCATATCCGCCTTAATCG TGGCTAGCAAATCGCCAACGGGCAAGCAGGAACCGGACGGCTCGAACTCGACCACCTGCCGGCTGCTGGAGCAGCGGATCGCCCAGCTCGAGGCGGACGCGCGGAAGCAGGACGCAAAGGCGCAAGGTATACTGGCCGACGTGCAGGCCCGCTTTAACTCGGTGCAGGCAAAGTACGAAACGCACATAGCCGATCTGGAGATGCAGGTGCTCAGCCTGCAGGAGATCAACTCGAAGCTGAACGAGAAGATCATCCGCCAGATGGAGGAGCTGGCCAGCATCGGCAGCCATGCCGGCACCGTCAACGGCAGCACCGCTAGCTTTACGCAAACAGACGCAACAGTGGAgggagaggaggaagaggaggaggaggagccgAGAGGCCGCAAGCGCGAGGCTGCCAATGCTAAAGTACGCTCTATTTTAGTGCAGACGGATGTGACGGGAGAGGCGGCCacagcggcagcggcaacgGTGGTGGTACCGGCGGTGCGCCAACCGTCCGCCAAGCGGGCCCAGGCCCAGGGCAAGGAGGATGCCCATCTGCTCGCCACCATACGCGGCATGCGGGTCGATCTGGCCATCAAGGAGAAGGCGGTCCAGCGGCTGACGCGCGAGGTCGAGGAGTGCAAGAAGACGATCAAGAAGCTgcagaaaaagaaggaacCCGGGCCAGTCGGCGCGGGcaatggcggcggtggcggcggccggGGCGCCGACAGCAGTGGCCGGTCGCCAGTGAAGGTGCGCAGCAAGCCGGAGAGTGGTAGCGAGTGCGCTGCCGGTCCCGAGCCCGGTGCGCTCCGCGATGCGCAGTCCAAGGTgaagctgctcgagctggacTACAAGGCGCTGCAGGAGAAGCGGCTACAGGAC CTGAAAACGCTACAGGCCGCACACGAGAAGGAGCTGGCGTCCTGCCACGAATCGATACGCTTTCTGCAGCAGCGGCTGGCGGAAAGCGaggaggagctgctgctgcagcggaaGGACAGCAAGCACCGGCCGAACCACGGCACCGATTACTACGGACTGAAGGCAAAG GTCGCATATTTAGAACGACGCCATACCGAGCGCGAGCAACGACTTCTTATGTTGGTAGAAGCGTTAAGCAAATAA